One Spinacia oleracea cultivar Varoflay chromosome 4, BTI_SOV_V1, whole genome shotgun sequence DNA segment encodes these proteins:
- the LOC110799497 gene encoding uncharacterized protein isoform X1: MGSEVVRKKKNPKTAPLNPNWALLQQKLKLQGSKANFSGPSSHSNGSSSPSVLGKRKQRTDSDPEPDDSQLNILAPTSSDCSLTDEVAMDCEMVGVSPQGNKSALGRVTLVNKWGNAVYDEFVRPIDRVVDFRTEISGIRPRDLRKAKDFPSVQKKVAELIKGKILVGHALRNDLKALLLSHPKKDLRDTSEYQPFLKESRRKALRHLAAEFLGVEIQTGEHCPIEDARAAMLLYQKHKKDWERSVKDRSRLFEKQKKRKNRKKSNKKVVPAGNNVPVLSNG, from the exons atggggAGTGAGGTCGTAAGAAAGAAGAAGAACCCTAAAACGGCACCATTAAACCCTAACTGGGCTCTTCTTCAACAG AAATTGAAACTACAGGGTTCCAAAGCCAACTTTTCGGGACCTTCCTCGCATTCTAATGGCAGCTCTTCACCTTCAGTATTAG GAAAACGCAAGCAACGCACTGATTCGGATCCCGAACCCGATGATTCGCAACTAAATATTCTTGCTCCTACTTCCTCTGACTGCAG TTTGACAGATGAGGTGGCCATGGATTGCGAGATGGTTGGGGTTAGTCCTCAGGGAAATAAAAGTGCCCTTGGGCGAGTTACATTG GTAAATAAGTGGGGAAATGCTGTATATGATGAATTTGTCCGGCCTATTGATCGTGTTGTTGACTTCCGAACAGAAATTAGTGGAATCCGACCCCGTGACTTGAGGAAAG CCAAGGATTTTCCTTCAGTTCAGAAAAAGGTGGCAGAGCTGATCAAAGGAAAGATTCTTGTTGGCCATGCTTTGCGTAATGATCTCAAG GCACTTTTACTAAGTCATCCAAAGAAAGATTTGCGGGACACTTCAGAATACCAACCATTTCTAAA AGAAAGTCGTAGAAAGGCACTTCGGCATCTTGCTGCTGAGTTTCTTGGTGTGGAGATCCAGACTGGAGAGCATTGTCCT ATTGAAGATGCTCGTGCAGCAATGCTGCTTTACCAAAAACACAAAAAGGACTGGGAGAGGAGTGTCAAAGACCGTTCAAGGCTTTTTGAGAAGCAAAAGAAACGCAAAAACAGGAAGAAATCAAACAAGAAAGTGGTTCCAGCTGGGAATAATGTTCCAGTTTTGTCAAATGGATAA
- the LOC110799497 gene encoding uncharacterized protein isoform X2, with translation MGSEVVRKKKNPKTAPLNPNWALLQQKLKLQGSKANFSGPSSHSNGSSSPSVLGKRKQRTDSDPEPDDSQLNILAPTSSDCSLTDEVAMDCEMVGVSPQGNKSALGRVTLVNKWGNAVYDEFVRPIDRVVDFRTEISGIRPRDLRKAKDFPSVQKKVAELIKGKILVGHALRNDLKALLLSHPKKDLRDTSEYQPFLKESRRKALRHLAAEFLGVEIQTGEHCPIPGVSR, from the exons atggggAGTGAGGTCGTAAGAAAGAAGAAGAACCCTAAAACGGCACCATTAAACCCTAACTGGGCTCTTCTTCAACAG AAATTGAAACTACAGGGTTCCAAAGCCAACTTTTCGGGACCTTCCTCGCATTCTAATGGCAGCTCTTCACCTTCAGTATTAG GAAAACGCAAGCAACGCACTGATTCGGATCCCGAACCCGATGATTCGCAACTAAATATTCTTGCTCCTACTTCCTCTGACTGCAG TTTGACAGATGAGGTGGCCATGGATTGCGAGATGGTTGGGGTTAGTCCTCAGGGAAATAAAAGTGCCCTTGGGCGAGTTACATTG GTAAATAAGTGGGGAAATGCTGTATATGATGAATTTGTCCGGCCTATTGATCGTGTTGTTGACTTCCGAACAGAAATTAGTGGAATCCGACCCCGTGACTTGAGGAAAG CCAAGGATTTTCCTTCAGTTCAGAAAAAGGTGGCAGAGCTGATCAAAGGAAAGATTCTTGTTGGCCATGCTTTGCGTAATGATCTCAAG GCACTTTTACTAAGTCATCCAAAGAAAGATTTGCGGGACACTTCAGAATACCAACCATTTCTAAA AGAAAGTCGTAGAAAGGCACTTCGGCATCTTGCTGCTGAGTTTCTTGGTGTGGAGATCCAGACTGGAGAGCATTGTCCT ATCCCAGGGGTTTCACGGTAA